From one Trueperella pyogenes genomic stretch:
- a CDS encoding metal-sulfur cluster assembly factor, which translates to MTDVTPPNVADIEEALRDVIDPELGVNIVDLGLLYGITHEGNSAIADMTLTSAACPLTDVIEEQARQAVAGLVDDFRINWVWLPPWGPERITDAGRDQLRALGFNV; encoded by the coding sequence GTGACTGATGTAACGCCGCCGAATGTGGCGGATATCGAGGAGGCGCTGCGTGACGTCATTGATCCCGAGTTGGGCGTCAACATCGTCGACCTCGGCTTGCTGTATGGCATCACGCATGAGGGGAACTCGGCGATTGCCGATATGACGCTGACGTCAGCTGCATGTCCACTGACCGACGTCATCGAAGAGCAGGCGCGCCAAGCGGTCGCCGGCCTTGTAGACGACTTTAGGATCAACTGGGTGTGGCTGCCGCCGTGGGGGCCTGAGCGCATCACCGATGCGGGACGTGACCAGTTGCGCGCATTGGGGTTCAACGTATGA
- a CDS encoding rhodanese-like domain-containing protein, translating to MKKFSVILALMVLLGLTACSGGSSKAAAGFTNAVIIDVRTQAEYDAGHLEGARLLDWNSGQFASAVGELDKSGEYVLYCRSGNRAGQARALLEREGFTNVTNLGSLEQAAASTGKSVVKP from the coding sequence ATGAAAAAGTTTAGTGTCATCCTCGCCTTGATGGTGCTGCTCGGGCTCACTGCCTGCTCGGGCGGCTCCTCTAAGGCAGCGGCTGGGTTCACAAACGCCGTCATCATCGATGTACGTACGCAGGCGGAATACGACGCCGGGCACCTCGAGGGAGCACGGCTGCTCGATTGGAATTCAGGGCAGTTCGCCAGTGCAGTGGGAGAGCTCGACAAGTCTGGCGAGTACGTGCTCTACTGCCGATCAGGTAACCGAGCAGGCCAGGCACGGGCTCTTCTCGAAAGAGAAGGCTTCACCAACGTGACCAACCTCGGTTCCCTCGAACAAGCGGCAGCCTCCACCGGGAAATCGGTGGTGAAACCGTGA